The Geotalea uraniireducens Rf4 genome window below encodes:
- the csrA gene encoding carbon storage regulator CsrA, producing MLVLTRKIGEAVTIGDQIRIMVVEVKGNQVRLGIEAPQDMRIYREEIYLQVQEENRHAADWNLTDLENAVSLLGSGDKE from the coding sequence ATGCTGGTTCTGACCAGAAAAATCGGGGAAGCCGTTACCATCGGCGATCAGATACGGATCATGGTGGTGGAGGTGAAGGGCAACCAGGTGCGCCTCGGCATAGAGGCACCCCAGGACATGCGCATCTACCGGGAAGAGATCTATCTGCAGGTGCAGGAGGAAAACAGGCATGCCGCCGACTGGAATCTGACCGACCTTGAAAATGCCGTGAGTTTGCTCGGCAGTGGCGATAAGGAGTGA
- the flgL gene encoding flagellar hook-associated protein FlgL has product MRVTQNTTANLVLNNLQVIRERQEQLQQQSSTGAKISAPGDDPVNTQQILHLKSLTAAGEQYARNITNGTSLLTMADSAMAGMGDVLSRAKELAVAMSSDTNNADSRTAAVNELQQLKGQIITLGNTQLNGKYIFGGFKNDTPPFDAAGNFTGTNDDINIEIERGTFLPVNYAGDKLVNGGTPAGSSGTDIIKIFDNLVTALNAGSTSAVQAELPNLDSAMSQVLAARSDVGARMNRLDGSSQVNDNTKLSLTKILSNIQDVDYMQVISDLSKQQTAYQAAIAASAKISQVTLLDYLR; this is encoded by the coding sequence ATGCGCGTGACACAGAATACCACGGCCAACCTGGTGCTGAACAACCTCCAGGTGATACGGGAACGGCAGGAGCAACTGCAGCAGCAATCATCCACCGGCGCAAAAATAAGCGCGCCGGGGGATGACCCGGTAAATACCCAGCAGATCCTCCATCTGAAGTCGCTGACCGCTGCCGGCGAACAGTATGCGCGGAACATCACCAACGGAACTTCTCTGCTCACCATGGCCGATTCCGCCATGGCCGGGATGGGGGACGTACTTTCCAGAGCCAAGGAGCTTGCCGTTGCCATGTCCAGCGACACCAACAACGCCGACTCTAGGACTGCCGCCGTAAACGAGCTGCAGCAGTTGAAGGGACAGATCATAACCCTCGGCAATACCCAGCTCAACGGCAAGTATATCTTCGGCGGCTTCAAGAACGACACCCCCCCCTTCGATGCCGCCGGCAACTTCACCGGCACAAATGACGACATAAATATCGAAATCGAGCGGGGAACTTTCCTGCCGGTCAACTATGCCGGCGACAAGCTGGTCAACGGCGGGACGCCGGCGGGGAGCAGCGGGACCGACATCATCAAAATCTTTGACAACCTGGTAACCGCCCTCAACGCCGGCAGCACGTCTGCGGTCCAGGCGGAGCTGCCGAACCTGGACAGCGCCATGAGCCAGGTCCTCGCTGCCCGTTCCGACGTGGGGGCCAGGATGAACCGCCTCGACGGGTCGAGCCAGGTCAACGACAACACGAAGCTAAGCCTTACCAAGATACTTTCCAACATCCAGGACGTGGACTACATGCAGGTCATAAGCGACCTTTCCAAACAGCAGACCGCCTACCAGGCGGCCATTGCGGCGTCAGCCAAAATTTCCCAGGTCACCCTGCTCGATTATCTCAGATAG